AAGAGATAATCAATAAACCAAGGACCCTCATACCACCAATGACCGAATAACTCAGCATCATAGGGTGAAACGATAATCGGCGGGCGCTGCATAATATTATACAGATGCTCTGCCTGACGTTCGCGGTTATACATGAAATTCGCTGCGTGTTCCGCAGATTTTTCCCGCGCCCAGTAGGGATCGTAGAGTTGCTTGTCACCTAACCCCAAGCCTCGACCAGTGATTTTGTGGTATTTAATACCAGTATTTTTCCTCTGACCATTGGGCATGATGTAGGGTTTGATGTACTCATATTCTGCTTCCCAGCCCAAATCCTTATAGAATTCCCGGTATTCCGCAGCTCCAGGATAACCAACTTCCGACGACCACACCTGCTGAGAAGACTCATGATCTCGTCCAAAGGCTGCCACACCCATTTCTGTAAAAATTGGTGCATAGGTTCCATAGCGGGGACGGGGACGAGCGTAGAGGATACCATGTCCATCGGTGAGGAAATAGCGCAAGCCGACATCTGCCAGCATTCGCTCTAAACCCTCATAATAGGCACATTCTGGCAACCAAATTCCCCTGGGGGGACAACCAAAGGTTTCCTCATAATGTTCACAAGCTACCTGAAGTTGTGCCCACACAGCTTGGGGATACATCTTCATCAGAGGTAGGTATCCATGGGTAGCACCACAGGTAATAATTTCCAGATTATTCGAGTCTTGGTACTGCTTGAAAGCTGTCACCAAGTCGCCCTGATAGCGTTCCCAAACTTCACGGATAGAACTGAATTCTGATGCGTAATATTCGGCTAAGTATTTCAGATGTCCATTTTCGGCGTTATGCTCACTTTCCATCTCCACCAATTCTTCTAACTTGGCGAGATGTTCATCATAGCGCTCTTGTAACAAAGGGTCACGTAGCATTGACACTAGGGGTGGTGTCATGCTCATGGTGATTTTGAAATCAATACCGTCTCGTTTTAAGCCTTCAAATACTCGCAACAGAGGAATATAAGTTTCTGTAATAGCTTCATAGAGCCATTCTTCTTCTAATACATAGTCACTTTCTGGGTGACGAACGAAGGGTAGATGTGCATGGAGTACAAGCGCGACGTAGCCAATAGCCATAGTATTTCCGGGTGGTACGTATGAAATTGCAGTTTGGGGATTCGGCAGAAATTAACAATATTTTAAGACTTTCTGGTAATGGTGACAGGCTTTGAAATTTGTGATTTGGGATTACTGTTTATTTAGCCTTACCAAGGTAGTTGTATCATCAAAACAGGTGCAATACTTTGATAGTCTATTCCCAAAAGGTCAAAACTGTTGTAGAGACAGGTTTTTGTATGAGCATATCCCCGAATTCTTTCAGAAGTGGGTGATACAAGTGGGAATCTCAAAATATCCGCAAGAATTTTTCTGAATCTGGTATGGGGGATTTTTTGCTAGTGAAACTCAATTTAGCTCTATCTTGTTATTTTTTGACTACTACTGTATTGCTGA
The Calothrix sp. 336/3 DNA segment above includes these coding regions:
- a CDS encoding glycoside hydrolase family 57 protein; the encoded protein is MAIGYVALVLHAHLPFVRHPESDYVLEEEWLYEAITETYIPLLRVFEGLKRDGIDFKITMSMTPPLVSMLRDPLLQERYDEHLAKLEELVEMESEHNAENGHLKYLAEYYASEFSSIREVWERYQGDLVTAFKQYQDSNNLEIITCGATHGYLPLMKMYPQAVWAQLQVACEHYEETFGCPPRGIWLPECAYYEGLERMLADVGLRYFLTDGHGILYARPRPRYGTYAPIFTEMGVAAFGRDHESSQQVWSSEVGYPGAAEYREFYKDLGWEAEYEYIKPYIMPNGQRKNTGIKYHKITGRGLGLGDKQLYDPYWAREKSAEHAANFMYNRERQAEHLYNIMQRPPIIVSPYDAELFGHWWYEGPWFIDYLFRKSWYDQSTYQMTHLADYLRVEPTQQVCRPSQSSWGYKGFHEYWLNETNTWIYPHLHKAAERMIEISTREPADDLEWKALNQAARELLLAQSSDWAFIMRTGTMVPYAVRRTRSHLLRFNKLYEDIKIGKIDSGWLEKVELMDNIFPNINYRVYRPL